From Vitis vinifera cultivar Pinot Noir 40024 chromosome 14, ASM3070453v1, a single genomic window includes:
- the LOC100240893 gene encoding probable disease resistance protein At4g27220 isoform X2 — protein sequence MTIEDCNAMQQIIACEGEFEIKEVDHVGTNLQLLPKLRFLKLENLPELMNFDYFSSNLETTSQGMCSQGNLDIHMPFFSYQVSFPNLEKLEFINLPKLKEIWHHQPSLESFYNLEILEVLHCSCLLNLIPSYLIQRFNNLKKINVHNCKVLEYTFDLQGLDENVEILPKLETLKLRRLPRLRYIICNEDKNDGMRCLFSSPTLMDFQNLKCLSIQDCAYENNEEGHVNTPIEDIVLFGEKVSFPNLEELKLVGLPKLKMIWHHQLSLEFFCKLRILRVHNCPRLVNLVPSHLIQSFQNLKELNVYDCKALESVFDYRGFNGDGGILSKIETLTLEKLPRLRLTICNEDKNDNMSYLLSPSKFKDFYQLKELYIIDCGMLLDGEVSCPPNLEVLVLKSLPNLKEIDVGIFAQLKILILKKLPRLRYTFASQLKNFHDLKELHIIDCGMEGGRDVSTPSNDVVLFNEKASFLESRASTVNKIMDALRDDNINLIRIWGTAGVGKTTLLKQVAQQANQQQLFTTQAYMDVSWTRDSDKLQGVAELQQKIAEKVSGVPLWLQDGSGITDELKRRLMMLGKILIILDDIWTEVDLVKVGIPFEGDETQCKIVLASRDGDVLCKDMGAQICFQVEPLPPEEAWSFFKKTSGDSVEEDLELRPIAIQVVEECEGLPIAIVTIAKALKDETVAVWKNALEQLRSCSPTNIRAVDKKVYSCLEWSYTHLKGDDVKSLFLLCGMMSYCDISLNRLFQYCMGLDFFDHMEPLEQATNKLVTLVEILKASGLLLDSHKERHNFDGKRASSLLFMDADNKFVRMHGVVREVARAIASKDPHPFVVREDVGLGEWSETDESKRCTFISLNCRAVHELPQGLVCPELQFFLLHNKNPSLNIPNSFFEAMKKLKVLDLHKMCFTTLPSSFDSLANLQTLRLNGCKLVDIALIGKLTKLQVLSLVGSTIQQLPNEMVQLTNLRLLNLNDCKELEVIPPNILSSLSRLECLYMTSSFTQWAVEGESNACLSELNHLSYLTTLGIDIPDANLLPKGILFENLTRYAIFVGNFQRYERYCRTKRVLKLRKVNRSLHLGDGISKLMERSEELEFMELSGTKYVLHSSDREIFLELKHLEVSSSPEIQYIVDSKDQQFLQHGAFPSLESLVLRRLRNLEEVWCGPIPIGSFESEIKEDGHVGTNLQLFPKLRSLRLERLPQLINFSSELETSSTSMSTNARSENSFFNHKVSFPNLEELILNDLSKLKNIWHHQLLFGSFCNLRILRMYKCPCLLNLVPSHLIHNFQNLKEIDVQDCELLEHVPQGIDGNVEILSKLEILKLDDLPRLRWIEDGNDSMKYISSPLTLMNIQNFKELHITNCRMEDL from the exons ATGACAATAGAAGATTGCAATGCCATGCAGCAAATAATCGCATGTGAAGGGGAGTTCGAAATAAAAGAAGTTGATCATGTTGGGACCAACTTGCAGCTGCTCCCTAAATTAcgatttttaaaacttgagaATCTACCGGAGCTCATGAACTTCGATTACTTCAGCTCTAATTTGGAAACAACATCACAAGGAATGTGTTCCCAAGGCAATCTTGATATCCACATGCCATTTTTCAGTTATCAG GTTTCATTCCCTAATTTGGAGAAGTTGGAATTCATTAATCTTCCCAAATTGAAGGAGATATGGCATCACCAACCTTCACTTGAGTCATTCTACAATTTGGAGATCCTTGAAGTGTTACATTGTTCATGTCTGCTTAATCTTATCCCATCTTATTTAATACAAAGGTTCAACAATTTGAAAAAGATAAACGTCCATAACTGCAAAGTCCTAGAATATACGTTTGATCTTCAAGGACTTGATGAAAATGTTGAAATCCTCCCAAAGTTAGAAACCTTGAAGTTACGAAGACTACCTAGGTTAAGGTATATTATATGCAATGAGGACAAGAATGATGGTATGAGGTGTCTTTTCTCTTCTCCAACGCTCATGGATTTTCAAAACCTCAAATGTCTATCCATCCAAGATTGTGCATACGAAAACAATGAAGAGGGACATGTTAATACTCCTATAGAAGATATAGTGCTCTTCGGCGAAAAG GTTTCATTCCCTAACTTAGAGGAGTTAAAACTTGTTGGTCTTCCCAAGTTGAAGATGATATGGCATCACCAACTTTCACTTGAATTCTTTTGCAAGTTACGAATATTAAGAGTGCATAATTGTCCACGTCTAGTCAATCTTGTTCCATCTCATTTGATACAAAGCTTCCAGAATTTGAAAGAGCTAAATGTGTATGATTGTAAAGCCCTAGAATCTGTGTTTGATTATCGAGGATTTAATGGAGATGGTGGAATCCTctcaaaaatagaaacattgaCGTTGGAGAAACTACCTAGACTAAGGCTCACTATATGCAATGAAGACAAGAATGACAACATGAGCTATCTTTTATCACCTTCCAAGTTCAAGGATTTTTACCAACTCAAAGAGCTATATATCATTGATTGTGGGATGCTTTTGGATGGAGAG GTTTCATGTCCTCCTAATTTGGAAGTGTTGGTTCTAAAAAGTCTTCCCAATTTGAAGGAGATAGATGTTGGGATCTTCGCACAGTTAAAAATCCTAATATTAAAGAAACTACCTAGGCTAAGATATACATTTGCTTCCCAGCTCAAGAATTTTCACGATCTCAAAGAGCTACACATCATTGATTGTGGGATGGAAGGCGGGAGAGATGTCAGTACTCCTAGTAATGATGTAGTTCTCTTCAATGAGAAG GCTTCATTCCTTGAATCAAGAGCCTCCACTGTGAACAAAATTATGGATGCCTTAAGAGATGACAATATCAACTTGATAAGAATATGGGGCACGGCCGGTGTGGGCAAAACAACACTGCTGAAACAAGTGGCTCAACAAGCTAACCAACAACAGTTGTTCACCACACAAGCCTATATGGATGTATCCTGGACTCGAGACTCGGATAAACTTCAAGGAGTTGCTGAACTTCAACAAAAAATTGCAGAAAAGGTGTCGGGCGTGCCACTTTGGTTGCAGGATGGATCCGGAATAACGGATGAACTGAAGCGGAGACTGATGATGCTAGGGAAGATCCTTATTATCTTAGATGATATTTGGACGGAAGTTGATTTGGTGAAAGTAGGAATTCCTTTTGAAGGTGATGAGACGCAATGCAAAATAGTGTTGGCTTCGAGAGATGGAGACGTATTATGCAAAGACATGGGCGCACAAATATGTTTTCAGGTGGAACCTTTGCCACCAGAAGAAGCTTGGAGTTTTTTTAAGAAGACATCAGGTGATTCCGTGGAAGAGGATCTTGAACTGCGACCCATAGCCATTCAAGTGGTTGAAGAGTGTGAGGGTCTACCAATTGCAATTGTAACAATTGCAAAGGCATTAAAAGATGAGACCGTGGCTGTATGGAAGAATGCCTTGGAACAACTCAGGAGTTGTTCACCAACAAACATTAGAGCAGTGGATAAGAAGGTTTACTCATGTCTGGAGTGGAGCTACACCCATTTGAAGGGTGATGACGTTAAGTCGTTGTTCTTACTTTGTGGTATGATGAGCTATTGTGATATTTCATTGAATCGCTTGTTTCAATATTGTATGGGTTTGGATTTCTTTGACCACATGGAGCCATTGGAACAAGCAACAAATAAACTAGTTACATTGGTGGAAATCCTCAAAGCCTCAGGCTTGTTACTTGATAGTCATAAAGAGAGACACAATTTTGATGGAAAAAGAGCTTCAAGTTTGCTTTTCATGGATGCTGATAACAAGTTTGTGAGGATGCACGGTGTTGTTCGTGAAGTTGCCAGAGCAATTGCATCCAAGGATCCTCATCCATTTGTAGTTAGAGAAGATGTTGGATTGGGAGAATGGTCAGAGACTGACGAATCCAAAAGGTGCACTTTCATCTCTTTGAATTGCAGAGCTGTGCATGAGCTTCCTCAAGGGTTGGTATGTCCAGaacttcaattttttctattgCATAACAAGAATCCTTCCTTGAATATCCCAAACTCATTTTTTGAAGCAATGAAAAAACTCAAAGTTCTAGATTTGCACAAAATGTGTTTTACAACACTACCTTCATCCTTTGATTCCCTTGCAAATCTCCAAACATTGCGTCTAAATGGGTGCAAGTTGGTAGACATTGCTTTAATTGGAAAGCTAACGAAACTACAAGTTCTTAGCTTGGTGGGTTCTACAATCCAACAATTGCCTAATGAAATGGTGCAATTGACCAATCTAAGGCTGTTGAATTTGAATGATTGCAAGGAGCTCGAAGTAATTCCACCAAATATCTTATCAAGCCTGTCTCGATTAGAATGTTTGTACATGACTTCTAGTTTTACTCAATGGGCGGTTGAAGGTGAAAGCAATGCTTGTTTATCCGAGCTAAATCATTTGTCTTATTTGACAACTTTAGGTATAGATATACCAGATGCCAATTTGCTACCAAAAGGCATTTTATTTGAGAACTTGACAAGATATGCAATATTTGTAGGCAATTTCCAGAGGTACGAAAGATATTGTAGAACCAAAAGAGTGTTGAAGCTTAGGAAAGTCAATAGAAGCTTACATTTGGGGGATGGAATTAGCAAGTTGATGGAGAGAAGTGAAGAACTAGAGTTCATGGAATTAAGTGGTACTAAATATGTTCTTCACTCATCAGATAGGGAAATTTTTCTTGAACTGAAGCATCTTGAAGTTAGTAGTAGTCCTGAGATTCAATATATCGTTGATTCAAAGGATCAACAGTTTCTACAACATGGTGCCTTTCCTTCATTGGAGTCATTGGTTCTTAGGAGACTGCGTAACTTGGAAGAAGTATGGTGTGGCCCAATTCCAATAGGGTCTTTTG AGTCAGAAATAAAAGAAGATGGACATGTTGGGACCAACTTGCAACTATTCCCAAAATTGCGATCCTTGAGACTCGAGAGGCTACCACAACTCATCAACTTCAGCTCTGAGTTAGAAACATCTTCCACATCTATGAGCACAAATGCAAGGTCGGAAAACTCATTTTTCAATCATAAG gTTTCATTCCCTAACTTAGAGGAGTTGATACTCAATGATCTATCCAAATTGAAGAATATATGGCATCATCAACTTCTATTTGGATCCTTTTGCAATCTACGGATCTTAAGGATGTACAAATGTCCATGTCTACTCAATCTTGTCCCATCTCATTTGATACACaacttccaaaatttaaaagagaTAGATGTGCAAGATTGTGAACTCCTAGAACATGTTCCTCAAGGAATTGATGGAAATGTTGAGATCCTCTCAAAGTTAGAAATCTTGAAGTTGGACGACCTGCCTAGGTTGAGATGGATTGAAGACGGGAATGATAGCATGAAATATATTTCCTCTCCTCTGACACTCATGAATATTCAAAACTTCAAAGAACTACATATCACTAATTGTAGAATGGAAGACTTATAG
- the LOC100240893 gene encoding probable disease resistance protein At4g27220 isoform X4: MTIEDCNAMQQIIACEGEFEIKEVDHVGTNLQLLPKLRFLKLENLPELMNFDYFSSNLETTSQGMCSQGNLDIHMPFFSYQVSFPNLEKLEFINLPKLKEIWHHQPSLESFYNLEILEVLHCSCLLNLIPSYLIQRFNNLKKINVHNCKVLEYTFDLQGLDENVEILPKLETLKLRRLPRLRYIICNEDKNDGMRCLFSSPTLMDFQNLKCLSIQDCAYENNEEGHVNTPIEDIVLFGEKVSFPNLEELKLVGLPKLKMIWHHQLSLEFFCKLRILRVHNCPRLVNLVPSHLIQSFQNLKELNVYDCKALESVFDYRGFNGDGGILSKIETLTLEKLPRLRLTICNEDKNDNMSYLLSPSKFKDFYQLKELYIIDCGMLLDGEVSCPPNLEVLVLKSLPNLKEIDVGIFAQLKILILKKLPRLRYTFASQLKNFHDLKELHIIDCGMEGGRDVSTPSNDVVLFNEKASFLESRASTVNKIMDALRDDNINLIRIWGTAGVGKTTLLKQVAQQANQQQLFTTQAYMDVSWTRDSDKLQGVAELQQKIAEKVSGVPLWLQDGSGITDELKRRLMMLGKILIILDDIWTEVDLVKVGIPFEGDETQCKIVLASRDGDVLCKDMGAQICFQVEPLPPEEAWSFFKKTSGDSVEEDLELRPIAIQVVEECEGLPIAIVTIAKALKDETVAVWKNALEQLRSCSPTNIRAVDKKVYSCLEWSYTHLKGDDVKSLFLLCGMMSYCDISLNRLFQYCMGLDFFDHMEPLEQATNKLVTLVEILKASGLLLDSHKERHNFDGKRASSLLFMDADNKFVRMHGVVREVARAIASKDPHPFVVREDVGLGEWSETDESKRCTFISLNCRAVHELPQGLVCPELQFFLLHNKNPSLNIPNSFFEAMKKLKVLDLHKMCFTTLPSSFDSLANLQTLRLNGCKLVDIALIGKLTKLQVLSLVGSTIQQLPNEMVQLTNLRLLNLNDCKELEVIPPNILSSLSRLECLYMTSSFTQWAVEGESNACLSELNHLSYLTTLGIDIPDANLLPKGILFENLTRYAIFVGNFQRYERYCRTKRVLKLRKVNRSLHLGDGISKLMERSEELEFMELSGTKYVLHSSDREIFLELKHLEVSSSPEIQYIVDSKDQQFLQHGAFPSLESLVLRRLRNLEEVWCGPIPIGSFESEIKEDGHVGTNLQLFPKLRSLRLERLPQLINFSSELETSSTSMSTNARSENSFFNHKVKETAENADEAMR, from the exons ATGACAATAGAAGATTGCAATGCCATGCAGCAAATAATCGCATGTGAAGGGGAGTTCGAAATAAAAGAAGTTGATCATGTTGGGACCAACTTGCAGCTGCTCCCTAAATTAcgatttttaaaacttgagaATCTACCGGAGCTCATGAACTTCGATTACTTCAGCTCTAATTTGGAAACAACATCACAAGGAATGTGTTCCCAAGGCAATCTTGATATCCACATGCCATTTTTCAGTTATCAG GTTTCATTCCCTAATTTGGAGAAGTTGGAATTCATTAATCTTCCCAAATTGAAGGAGATATGGCATCACCAACCTTCACTTGAGTCATTCTACAATTTGGAGATCCTTGAAGTGTTACATTGTTCATGTCTGCTTAATCTTATCCCATCTTATTTAATACAAAGGTTCAACAATTTGAAAAAGATAAACGTCCATAACTGCAAAGTCCTAGAATATACGTTTGATCTTCAAGGACTTGATGAAAATGTTGAAATCCTCCCAAAGTTAGAAACCTTGAAGTTACGAAGACTACCTAGGTTAAGGTATATTATATGCAATGAGGACAAGAATGATGGTATGAGGTGTCTTTTCTCTTCTCCAACGCTCATGGATTTTCAAAACCTCAAATGTCTATCCATCCAAGATTGTGCATACGAAAACAATGAAGAGGGACATGTTAATACTCCTATAGAAGATATAGTGCTCTTCGGCGAAAAG GTTTCATTCCCTAACTTAGAGGAGTTAAAACTTGTTGGTCTTCCCAAGTTGAAGATGATATGGCATCACCAACTTTCACTTGAATTCTTTTGCAAGTTACGAATATTAAGAGTGCATAATTGTCCACGTCTAGTCAATCTTGTTCCATCTCATTTGATACAAAGCTTCCAGAATTTGAAAGAGCTAAATGTGTATGATTGTAAAGCCCTAGAATCTGTGTTTGATTATCGAGGATTTAATGGAGATGGTGGAATCCTctcaaaaatagaaacattgaCGTTGGAGAAACTACCTAGACTAAGGCTCACTATATGCAATGAAGACAAGAATGACAACATGAGCTATCTTTTATCACCTTCCAAGTTCAAGGATTTTTACCAACTCAAAGAGCTATATATCATTGATTGTGGGATGCTTTTGGATGGAGAG GTTTCATGTCCTCCTAATTTGGAAGTGTTGGTTCTAAAAAGTCTTCCCAATTTGAAGGAGATAGATGTTGGGATCTTCGCACAGTTAAAAATCCTAATATTAAAGAAACTACCTAGGCTAAGATATACATTTGCTTCCCAGCTCAAGAATTTTCACGATCTCAAAGAGCTACACATCATTGATTGTGGGATGGAAGGCGGGAGAGATGTCAGTACTCCTAGTAATGATGTAGTTCTCTTCAATGAGAAG GCTTCATTCCTTGAATCAAGAGCCTCCACTGTGAACAAAATTATGGATGCCTTAAGAGATGACAATATCAACTTGATAAGAATATGGGGCACGGCCGGTGTGGGCAAAACAACACTGCTGAAACAAGTGGCTCAACAAGCTAACCAACAACAGTTGTTCACCACACAAGCCTATATGGATGTATCCTGGACTCGAGACTCGGATAAACTTCAAGGAGTTGCTGAACTTCAACAAAAAATTGCAGAAAAGGTGTCGGGCGTGCCACTTTGGTTGCAGGATGGATCCGGAATAACGGATGAACTGAAGCGGAGACTGATGATGCTAGGGAAGATCCTTATTATCTTAGATGATATTTGGACGGAAGTTGATTTGGTGAAAGTAGGAATTCCTTTTGAAGGTGATGAGACGCAATGCAAAATAGTGTTGGCTTCGAGAGATGGAGACGTATTATGCAAAGACATGGGCGCACAAATATGTTTTCAGGTGGAACCTTTGCCACCAGAAGAAGCTTGGAGTTTTTTTAAGAAGACATCAGGTGATTCCGTGGAAGAGGATCTTGAACTGCGACCCATAGCCATTCAAGTGGTTGAAGAGTGTGAGGGTCTACCAATTGCAATTGTAACAATTGCAAAGGCATTAAAAGATGAGACCGTGGCTGTATGGAAGAATGCCTTGGAACAACTCAGGAGTTGTTCACCAACAAACATTAGAGCAGTGGATAAGAAGGTTTACTCATGTCTGGAGTGGAGCTACACCCATTTGAAGGGTGATGACGTTAAGTCGTTGTTCTTACTTTGTGGTATGATGAGCTATTGTGATATTTCATTGAATCGCTTGTTTCAATATTGTATGGGTTTGGATTTCTTTGACCACATGGAGCCATTGGAACAAGCAACAAATAAACTAGTTACATTGGTGGAAATCCTCAAAGCCTCAGGCTTGTTACTTGATAGTCATAAAGAGAGACACAATTTTGATGGAAAAAGAGCTTCAAGTTTGCTTTTCATGGATGCTGATAACAAGTTTGTGAGGATGCACGGTGTTGTTCGTGAAGTTGCCAGAGCAATTGCATCCAAGGATCCTCATCCATTTGTAGTTAGAGAAGATGTTGGATTGGGAGAATGGTCAGAGACTGACGAATCCAAAAGGTGCACTTTCATCTCTTTGAATTGCAGAGCTGTGCATGAGCTTCCTCAAGGGTTGGTATGTCCAGaacttcaattttttctattgCATAACAAGAATCCTTCCTTGAATATCCCAAACTCATTTTTTGAAGCAATGAAAAAACTCAAAGTTCTAGATTTGCACAAAATGTGTTTTACAACACTACCTTCATCCTTTGATTCCCTTGCAAATCTCCAAACATTGCGTCTAAATGGGTGCAAGTTGGTAGACATTGCTTTAATTGGAAAGCTAACGAAACTACAAGTTCTTAGCTTGGTGGGTTCTACAATCCAACAATTGCCTAATGAAATGGTGCAATTGACCAATCTAAGGCTGTTGAATTTGAATGATTGCAAGGAGCTCGAAGTAATTCCACCAAATATCTTATCAAGCCTGTCTCGATTAGAATGTTTGTACATGACTTCTAGTTTTACTCAATGGGCGGTTGAAGGTGAAAGCAATGCTTGTTTATCCGAGCTAAATCATTTGTCTTATTTGACAACTTTAGGTATAGATATACCAGATGCCAATTTGCTACCAAAAGGCATTTTATTTGAGAACTTGACAAGATATGCAATATTTGTAGGCAATTTCCAGAGGTACGAAAGATATTGTAGAACCAAAAGAGTGTTGAAGCTTAGGAAAGTCAATAGAAGCTTACATTTGGGGGATGGAATTAGCAAGTTGATGGAGAGAAGTGAAGAACTAGAGTTCATGGAATTAAGTGGTACTAAATATGTTCTTCACTCATCAGATAGGGAAATTTTTCTTGAACTGAAGCATCTTGAAGTTAGTAGTAGTCCTGAGATTCAATATATCGTTGATTCAAAGGATCAACAGTTTCTACAACATGGTGCCTTTCCTTCATTGGAGTCATTGGTTCTTAGGAGACTGCGTAACTTGGAAGAAGTATGGTGTGGCCCAATTCCAATAGGGTCTTTTG AGTCAGAAATAAAAGAAGATGGACATGTTGGGACCAACTTGCAACTATTCCCAAAATTGCGATCCTTGAGACTCGAGAGGCTACCACAACTCATCAACTTCAGCTCTGAGTTAGAAACATCTTCCACATCTATGAGCACAAATGCAAGGTCGGAAAACTCATTTTTCAATCATAAG GTGAAAGAAACTGCAGAAAATGCTGATGAAGCTATGAGATAA